The sequence AAACTGATATTTGGATTTGTACAAAGTTTTCCCCTGATAGCTAGAGATTTCATAGATCTCATTATTTTTAAAATCAGTAATCTCCACCTTCATTTTTGCTTGTTTTACTGAGTAAGCGCCAATATTTCTCTCGACATAAGTTCCGATTGGGTCTTGCTCATCAAAGTTTGGGAAATCTCTCTTTGCAGTTTCCTTAAAAACCCTAAAAACTTGTTCCACTGGGTAGTTCATTACAGCTTCATTTTTAAATGTAGACATATAACACCCCCCCTATTACAATTTATTTAAAAGTAAGGTAGGAAGGATCTTCCCACCTTACTTTTTTGTATTATTAAATAGTTAAGTTCTGTGATGCAACTTGCTGTTCTTGACTACTTACCTGCTTGTTGGCAACTATAACGAATGGAGCGTAGATTAGTATTGATAATGCGAATGTAACAGCTGCCAAGATTGTAGCTTGTATGTTACCACCTGAGGCAAGGAACGCTGAGATTACAGGTGGTGTAGTCCAAGGAGCGTTCATGTACAGTCTTCCAGCAAATGGGATAGGGCCTGTGAACAACCATGCTAAGAATATTGTTATAGCTGGTGTGATTATAAAAGGAATGAACATTAGAGGATTTAATACTATGGGCAAACCGTAAATAACAGGTTCGTTTATCTGGAATACTCCTGAAGGAGTGGCAAGTTTAGCCAGCTCTTTGTATTCTTGTCGTTTTGAGAATAGATATATAGCTATTATTAACCCTAGGGTTGCACCGGAACCGCCATGCATGCCATAAACATCTACAAAGTTTCTAGTTAAAACATGTGGTGCTGTTTCTCCCATCGCAGTAACAGCTTCAAAGTTAGCTTGAAGAGCTGGTCCGTACATTGTGTCTACTACAGGTCCAACAATATTCATACCGTGAAGTCCGAAGAACCATAGTAATTGAGAAATCATCAGCAGGAAGATTAGTGTAATTGGAGATTGCCCTAAATTAACTAGAGGGGATTGAATTGTTTGGTCAATAAAGTCTTTTAGAGGTGTACCAACGAAGTCAATGAAGATAATTGAAATGATACCAAAAATTAACATTGTAACTCCACCTGGGATAATAGCAGAAAATGCTCTGGAAACCGCTGGTGGAACCTGCTCTGGCATTTTGATAACCCAGCCTTTTTTAGTAATCCTTCTGAATATCTCTGTTGCTACCATTGCAGTAATTAAACCAGTAAATACTGCAGATGAGTTAAATGATGTCCAAGATAATGTACCCCATCCAGCAGCTTCAGAAGCAGCTTGAGGTAAAAGGGTAAGGTAACAAACTGTAGCTACGATACCTGATGAAAGCCCATCTACTTCATAAGCTTGCCCTAAATGATAGGAAATTGTAAACACTGAGAAGATAACCCCAAGTGCCAATGTTCCCCACCATATCTGACCCATTACTGGTATAATATAGGTGTTTAGGAAAGGTTGTATCCCACTGGCATACCAACCCATTTTGTTTAGTTGCTCACCTATCAAAGACGCATCTTGAAAAAATACGTGGTTAAGCATCGTAACAACTGCACCCATCATAACCATAGGTAATATTGCTATAAATCCGTCTCTCATTGATGCAAGGTGTTTTTGTCTACCTATTTTCCCTGCTATAGGTAAAAGGTGTTTTTCTAGCCATGCTGCAAGACTATCTAAGAAACCCATAAAAATATCCCTCCTCAAATTTGCGAATCATTCTTCCGTCACTATTGACCTAAAAGCTTTAATACCTGATTTAGTACACTTGCTCCATCAACTCTTCCATAAGCCATAGTGTCAATAACGTCTACAGGTTTACCATTTGCGAGGTCAGTTACCTCTGCTTTCATAAACCTTACCTGGGGTCCTAACAGGATAACATCAGGTTTACTCATTTCCTTTTTGAATCCGGCAGTTCCCACAGCCCAGATCTCAAAATCTAGTCCTCTAGCCTCAGCTTCCTTTTGCATCTTTGAAACCAGTAGAGATGTGGACATACCAGCTGAACATATTAGCATAACCTTTTTCATCTACTCACCTCCTCAAATTCAGTTTGAGAGTTAATACTTTATCCTGTATGAGTTATTAAAAAGCAATTTCCATGCCATGTTTACAAACCCCTTAACCACAGGCTTAAAATCACTTTTTCACAACTTAATTACACACACATTATGTTATTTTAAGTTTATTTTTTTATATTGATTCACAGATTCCTCGGAAAGATACACACATCCACAGCAAGTTACACACTTATTCATATATTTGCAACACATTTCTCAAAATAAATGATACCTCATCATCATCTATAGATATTCCTTTCTTTCCAGCTAGTTCATTCATATATTCTTTTAACTTGTTTGCTTCTTCCCCATATTCTGACATGATCTTATCCTTCACTTCACAGGGAGGGCATTTTTCCCCTAAACTGATCCTTTTTATTGCACATATCATATGGAGGACTATACCAGTGCCAACTCCTTCA comes from Alkalicella caledoniensis and encodes:
- a CDS encoding DUF3284 domain-containing protein; the protein is MSTFKNEAVMNYPVEQVFRVFKETAKRDFPNFDEQDPIGTYVERNIGAYSVKQAKMKVEITDFKNNEIYEISSYQGKTLYKSKYQFISTGENSSKLILEENQYNEGAVNFLNTMIGAIFFKGRVKKRFKFLIKGLQDQIEKNSNCST
- a CDS encoding PTS sugar transporter subunit IIC — protein: MGFLDSLAAWLEKHLLPIAGKIGRQKHLASMRDGFIAILPMVMMGAVVTMLNHVFFQDASLIGEQLNKMGWYASGIQPFLNTYIIPVMGQIWWGTLALGVIFSVFTISYHLGQAYEVDGLSSGIVATVCYLTLLPQAASEAAGWGTLSWTSFNSSAVFTGLITAMVATEIFRRITKKGWVIKMPEQVPPAVSRAFSAIIPGGVTMLIFGIISIIFIDFVGTPLKDFIDQTIQSPLVNLGQSPITLIFLLMISQLLWFFGLHGMNIVGPVVDTMYGPALQANFEAVTAMGETAPHVLTRNFVDVYGMHGGSGATLGLIIAIYLFSKRQEYKELAKLATPSGVFQINEPVIYGLPIVLNPLMFIPFIITPAITIFLAWLFTGPIPFAGRLYMNAPWTTPPVISAFLASGGNIQATILAAVTFALSILIYAPFVIVANKQVSSQEQQVASQNLTI
- a CDS encoding PTS sugar transporter subunit IIB, with protein sequence MKKVMLICSAGMSTSLLVSKMQKEAEARGLDFEIWAVGTAGFKKEMSKPDVILLGPQVRFMKAEVTDLANGKPVDVIDTMAYGRVDGASVLNQVLKLLGQ